From Streptomyces sp. NBC_00775, one genomic window encodes:
- a CDS encoding SpoIIE family protein phosphatase, whose amino-acid sequence MERRPTPGGEQAQADALPEPAYTATATVNEQGIVTGWSEGARRLLGYESSQVVGDRAARLLADDVGERARREAAGRQRWSGTVALRHRNGHRLEQRLLVHRRDLRGPAAEWLVVSAVAGEPRTPGGGALGEWVFRQSPCILAVFDADLRLVRANAGMERALLLTEDQMRGLRLVDLAPHPVSDQAEAKMRLALESGEVQQVEAYLRPTGVSAEHGWSTSLAPLKDPDGRVRAVCLAAHHTRQEHLARQRMLLLNDATARIGTTEDVRRTAQELADVAVPRLADFAAVDLLETPQHGGEGPPAGPDGPLTMDRAAVRSLLDDGPVPPLAAEPSRYPALSPVARCLAQGHGAVYEVSDAAIARWAAQDPQAAWIREAGTHSVMVVPMRAAGTTLGVALFSRRQRPEPFEADDLWLAEELTARAAVSIHHARRHTREHTTTMTLQRSLLPHTLPVQGALDIATRYLPAGSRAGVGGDWFDVIPLSGTRVALVVGDVVGHGIRASATMGRVRTAVRTLADVDLPPDELLTHLDDLVIHLSAEEAGAQGAAESAGGIGTTCLYAVYDPVSRRCTLARAGHPPPAVVTPDGAVHFLDVPAGPPLGLGGLPFETFETELPEGSLIALYTDGLLEARDHDIDEALDKMFQALARPAKTLDTVCDRILTSMLTHRPDDDIALLIARTRALHADRVATWDLASDPAIVAQARQNATGQLTTWHLDDAAFITELIVSELVTNAIRYGRPPIQLRLIHENSTLTCEVFDSSSTAPHMRRARTTDEGGRGLLLVGQLAQRWGTRHAPTGKTVWAEQFLTTD is encoded by the coding sequence ATGGAGCGACGTCCCACCCCTGGCGGTGAGCAGGCGCAGGCGGACGCCCTGCCCGAGCCCGCCTACACAGCCACGGCCACCGTCAATGAGCAGGGCATCGTGACGGGCTGGAGCGAGGGTGCCCGGCGGCTGCTGGGCTATGAGTCCTCGCAGGTCGTGGGGGACCGGGCCGCGCGGCTGCTCGCCGATGACGTCGGTGAGAGGGCGCGGCGGGAGGCGGCCGGGCGCCAGCGGTGGAGCGGCACCGTGGCGCTGCGGCACCGGAACGGTCACCGGCTCGAGCAGCGCCTGCTCGTGCACCGCCGGGATCTGCGCGGCCCGGCCGCCGAGTGGCTGGTGGTGTCCGCCGTGGCCGGCGAGCCGCGCACGCCCGGGGGCGGGGCGCTGGGGGAATGGGTGTTCCGCCAGTCCCCCTGCATCCTGGCCGTCTTCGATGCGGACCTGCGGCTGGTGCGGGCCAACGCCGGCATGGAGCGTGCGCTGCTGCTCACCGAGGACCAGATGCGCGGGCTGCGCCTGGTGGACCTCGCGCCGCACCCGGTGAGCGACCAGGCCGAGGCCAAGATGCGCCTGGCGCTCGAAAGCGGCGAGGTGCAGCAGGTGGAGGCCTACCTCCGCCCCACCGGCGTCAGCGCGGAACACGGCTGGTCGACCTCGCTGGCCCCGCTGAAAGACCCCGACGGCCGGGTACGCGCCGTGTGCCTGGCGGCCCACCACACGCGGCAGGAGCACCTCGCCCGGCAGCGGATGCTCCTGCTGAACGACGCCACAGCGCGCATCGGCACCACCGAGGATGTCCGGCGCACCGCGCAGGAACTGGCCGACGTCGCCGTGCCCCGCCTCGCGGACTTCGCCGCCGTCGACCTGCTGGAGACCCCCCAGCACGGTGGTGAGGGGCCCCCCGCCGGGCCGGACGGGCCCCTCACCATGGACCGCGCCGCCGTGCGGTCCCTCCTCGACGACGGCCCCGTCCCACCCCTCGCCGCGGAGCCCTCCCGCTACCCGGCGCTGTCACCGGTGGCCCGATGCCTGGCCCAGGGCCATGGCGCCGTGTACGAGGTGAGCGATGCCGCCATCGCCCGGTGGGCGGCCCAGGACCCGCAGGCCGCCTGGATCCGCGAGGCGGGGACCCACTCGGTGATGGTGGTGCCGATGCGGGCGGCGGGCACCACGCTCGGCGTGGCCCTCTTCAGCCGCCGCCAGCGCCCCGAGCCCTTCGAGGCGGACGACCTGTGGCTGGCCGAGGAGCTCACCGCCCGGGCGGCCGTCAGCATCCACCACGCCCGACGCCACACCCGGGAACACACCACCACCATGACCCTGCAGCGCAGCCTGCTCCCGCACACACTGCCCGTCCAGGGCGCCCTGGACATCGCCACCCGCTACCTGCCCGCCGGCAGCCGGGCCGGCGTGGGCGGCGACTGGTTCGACGTGATCCCGCTGTCCGGCACGAGGGTGGCCCTGGTGGTGGGCGATGTGGTCGGCCACGGAATCCGTGCCTCGGCCACCATGGGCCGGGTGCGTACCGCGGTGCGCACCCTCGCCGACGTCGACCTGCCGCCCGACGAACTGCTCACCCACCTCGACGACCTCGTCATCCACCTGTCCGCCGAAGAGGCCGGCGCGCAAGGCGCCGCCGAGAGCGCCGGAGGCATCGGCACCACCTGCCTGTACGCGGTCTACGACCCGGTCTCCCGCCGCTGCACGCTCGCCCGGGCCGGCCACCCACCGCCCGCCGTGGTCACCCCCGACGGCGCCGTCCACTTCCTCGACGTCCCGGCCGGCCCGCCCCTGGGCCTGGGCGGCCTGCCGTTCGAGACCTTCGAGACCGAACTGCCCGAGGGCAGCCTGATCGCCCTCTACACCGACGGCCTGCTCGAAGCCCGCGACCACGACATCGACGAAGCCCTGGACAAAATGTTCCAGGCCCTCGCCCGCCCCGCCAAGACGCTCGACACGGTCTGCGACAGAATCCTCACCTCCATGCTGACCCACCGCCCCGACGACGACATCGCCCTGCTCATCGCCCGCACCCGGGCCCTGCACGCCGACCGGGTCGCCACCTGGGACCTGGCCTCCGACCCCGCCATCGTCGCCCAGGCACGCCAGAACGCCACCGGCCAGCTGACCACCTGGCACCTGGACGACGCCGCCTTCATCACCGAACTCATCGTCAGCGAACTCGTCACCAACGCCATCCGCTACGGCCGCCCGCCCATCCAGCTCCGCCTCATCCACGAGAACAGCACCCTCACCTGCGAGGTCTTCGACTCCAGCAGCACCGCCCCGCACATGCGCCGCGCCCGCACCACCGACGAAGGAGGACGCGGCCTGCTGCTCGTCGGCCAGCTCGCCCAGCGCTGGGGCACCCGGCACGCCCCCACCGGCAAAACCGTCTGGGCCGAACAATTCCTCACCACCGACTGA
- a CDS encoding response regulator transcription factor, which translates to MSLTLTTPYTEAPAPALAPRELETLRHIASGCTYLQAARHMGLSRHTIDAYLRRIRAKLNINTTAELTRLAISLGL; encoded by the coding sequence ATGAGCCTCACACTCACCACGCCGTACACCGAAGCCCCCGCACCTGCGCTGGCCCCGCGTGAGCTGGAGACCCTGCGACATATCGCCTCGGGGTGCACCTACCTGCAAGCGGCCCGCCACATGGGACTCTCCCGGCACACCATCGACGCCTATCTCCGCCGCATCCGGGCCAAGCTCAACATCAACACCACGGCCGAACTCACCCGACTGGCCATCTCTCTGGGCCTGTGA
- a CDS encoding GntR family transcriptional regulator: MTQTAHTSTSSAKQMLSEQVYAHLRDAIMRGDYAPGDALKPQDLAKEQGVSLAVVREALVRVVGEGLADRLPNRGFAVPAFSDRRWQEIAEARRTIEPVVLRMSVERGDVDWEARVRAAHHRLARTPAYVPEEGEYYSGAWSEAHRVFHRTLLEGCGNPVLLETCDRMWTASELARRWSAHRIPDRDHVGEHRRLEEAALARDADTATEVLAQHLTLTAAGLTGCTHHEPAKEA, encoded by the coding sequence ATGACCCAGACGGCCCACACCTCGACCTCGTCGGCGAAGCAGATGCTTTCCGAGCAGGTCTACGCACACCTGCGGGACGCGATCATGCGCGGGGACTACGCCCCCGGCGACGCCCTCAAACCGCAGGACCTCGCCAAGGAACAGGGGGTGAGCCTGGCCGTCGTGCGCGAGGCGCTCGTGCGAGTGGTCGGCGAGGGGCTCGCCGACCGGTTGCCCAACCGCGGCTTCGCCGTCCCGGCATTCTCCGACCGCCGCTGGCAGGAGATCGCGGAGGCCCGCCGGACCATCGAACCGGTCGTGCTGCGCATGTCCGTCGAGCGTGGCGACGTCGACTGGGAGGCCCGCGTACGAGCCGCCCACCACCGTCTGGCCCGCACGCCGGCGTACGTGCCCGAGGAGGGCGAGTACTACAGCGGCGCATGGTCCGAAGCCCACCGGGTCTTCCACCGCACCCTGCTGGAGGGTTGCGGCAACCCCGTCCTGCTGGAGACCTGCGACCGGATGTGGACCGCGAGCGAGCTGGCTCGCCGCTGGTCGGCGCACCGCATCCCCGACCGGGACCACGTCGGCGAGCACCGCCGACTGGAGGAGGCGGCGCTGGCCCGCGACGCCGACACCGCGACCGAGGTACTGGCCCAGCACCTCACCCTGACCGCGGCCGGACTGACCGGCTGTACCCACCACGAACCCGCAAAAGAAGCCTGA
- a CDS encoding YbhB/YbcL family Raf kinase inhibitor-like protein yields MSANDPFARLPEAASFTVTSTTVTDGAALSPEQFSGIFGVPGGKDVSPQLSWSGAPEGTKSYAVTVYDPDAPTGSGFWHWAVADIPATVTELPEGVGDDTGSGLPEGAYQLPGDARASRFIGAAPPAGHGPHRYFIVVHALGIASIGVPADATPAVLGFTMAGHILGRAVLTATAETPA; encoded by the coding sequence ATGAGCGCCAACGACCCCTTCGCCCGCCTCCCCGAGGCGGCCTCCTTCACCGTTACCAGCACGACCGTCACCGACGGCGCCGCCTTATCGCCCGAGCAGTTCTCCGGCATCTTCGGCGTCCCCGGTGGGAAGGACGTCTCCCCGCAGCTGTCCTGGAGCGGCGCCCCGGAAGGCACCAAGAGCTACGCCGTCACCGTCTACGACCCCGACGCCCCCACCGGGTCCGGGTTCTGGCACTGGGCGGTCGCCGACATCCCCGCCACCGTCACCGAGCTGCCCGAGGGCGTCGGCGACGACACCGGCTCGGGTCTGCCCGAGGGCGCCTACCAATTGCCGGGCGACGCCCGCGCATCCCGCTTCATCGGCGCTGCCCCGCCGGCCGGGCACGGCCCTCACCGCTACTTCATCGTGGTGCACGCCCTCGGCATTGCCTCCATCGGCGTCCCGGCCGACGCCACCCCGGCCGTCCTCGGCTTCACCATGGCCGGCCACATCCTCGGCCGCGCGGTCCTGACCGCCACCGCCGAAACCCCAGCCTGA
- a CDS encoding metal-dependent transcriptional regulator: protein MSQLIDTTEMYLRTILELEEEGVVPLRARIAERLNQSGPTVSQTVARMERGGLLHVAGDRQLELTQEGRRIATRVMRKHRLAECLLVDVIGLEWEQVHAEACRWEHVMSEAVERRVLDLLRHPTQSPYGNPIPSLEELGGKSATDPFPDESMISLSDLKPGPKGASAVVRRIREAIQTDAQLMYTLRHAGVRPGAVVSVMSSPGGVTVGIGGQTAELPTHTAAHVFVAKR from the coding sequence ATGTCCCAACTCATCGACACCACGGAGATGTATCTCCGCACCATCCTGGAGCTCGAGGAGGAAGGCGTGGTCCCCCTGCGCGCCCGCATCGCCGAGCGCCTGAACCAGAGCGGCCCCACCGTCAGCCAGACCGTCGCCCGCATGGAGCGCGGCGGTCTGCTGCACGTCGCCGGCGACCGGCAACTGGAGCTGACACAGGAGGGCCGGCGGATCGCCACGCGCGTGATGCGCAAGCACCGGCTCGCGGAGTGCCTGCTCGTCGACGTGATCGGGCTGGAGTGGGAGCAGGTCCACGCCGAAGCCTGCCGCTGGGAGCACGTGATGAGCGAGGCCGTCGAACGCCGCGTCCTGGATCTCCTGCGGCACCCGACCCAGTCGCCCTACGGCAACCCGATTCCGAGCCTGGAGGAGCTCGGCGGGAAGAGCGCCACGGATCCGTTCCCCGACGAGAGCATGATCAGCCTCAGCGACCTTAAGCCCGGGCCGAAGGGCGCGAGCGCAGTCGTACGGCGCATCCGGGAGGCGATCCAGACCGACGCCCAGCTGATGTACACCCTGCGGCACGCCGGGGTGCGGCCCGGCGCGGTCGTGAGCGTGATGTCGTCGCCCGGCGGCGTGACGGTCGGCATCGGCGGTCAGACCGCCGAGCTCCCCACGCACACCGCCGCGCACGTCTTCGTGGCCAAACGCTGA
- a CDS encoding serine/threonine-protein kinase produces MGDTVQAGEVIGRRYTLIRTLGIGGFGQVWLAHDEDLKVKVALKQVLLPGPATPEEQRQRIARAVREAQHAARLRDHPNIVTVHDAFEYDGSPWIVMQYVDGRSLAEELRQHGRLPIDQVARIAEAMLAALGAAHKADIMHRDVKPPNVLLAADGQVLLTDFGIAVAPTDAALTASSVVIGSPGYVAPERLQGAEPGAAADLFALGVTLYEAVEGEPPFTRQNPIAALTQEPRPPVHAGRLSPLLLRLLEKAPARRPDAAAARALLQADPDTSHTTTKVITTERTPERAPERPVSAEPVTITSGRMETVKARGTEAASYCGGVLGVLGAIIGPVLGLNGVGEIGKESVAANAVIFFCLSSIAGYVCGWALGAWSGLFGELDSLTISPGGLTVTVRISAVYKWGDLKTVKLKRSGGTVTLVATVRPERVADRKWRSKHPAKIDKEGNSKVFVGHGIPASDAGRVMSALSYYAEKLYSGPSSLP; encoded by the coding sequence ATGGGGGACACGGTTCAGGCCGGCGAGGTGATCGGGCGCCGCTACACGCTGATCCGCACCCTCGGGATCGGGGGGTTCGGCCAGGTGTGGCTCGCCCACGATGAGGACCTGAAGGTCAAGGTCGCCCTGAAACAGGTGCTCCTACCGGGCCCTGCTACGCCCGAGGAGCAGCGGCAACGCATTGCCCGCGCGGTGCGGGAGGCGCAGCATGCCGCCCGGCTGCGCGACCACCCCAACATCGTCACCGTCCATGACGCCTTTGAGTACGACGGCAGCCCGTGGATCGTGATGCAGTACGTCGATGGCCGCTCGCTCGCCGAGGAGCTGCGGCAGCACGGGCGCCTACCGATCGACCAGGTCGCCAGGATCGCCGAGGCGATGCTGGCGGCCCTGGGAGCCGCGCACAAGGCGGACATCATGCACCGCGACGTCAAACCCCCGAACGTGCTGCTCGCCGCCGACGGGCAGGTGCTGCTCACGGACTTCGGCATCGCCGTCGCCCCCACCGACGCCGCGCTCACCGCCTCCAGCGTGGTCATTGGCTCGCCCGGCTATGTGGCGCCCGAGCGCTTGCAGGGCGCCGAACCGGGCGCGGCGGCCGACCTGTTCGCCCTCGGAGTGACCCTGTACGAGGCAGTCGAGGGCGAGCCGCCTTTCACGCGGCAGAACCCGATCGCGGCCTTGACCCAGGAGCCCCGGCCGCCCGTGCACGCGGGGCGGCTCAGCCCGCTCCTGCTGCGACTGCTGGAGAAGGCACCCGCCCGGCGGCCCGATGCCGCCGCCGCCCGCGCCCTGCTCCAGGCCGATCCGGACACCTCCCACACGACCACCAAGGTCATCACCACGGAGCGGACCCCGGAGAGGGCGCCCGAACGCCCGGTGTCCGCCGAACCCGTGACGATCACCAGCGGTCGGATGGAGACGGTCAAGGCGCGCGGCACCGAGGCGGCCTCTTACTGCGGCGGAGTTCTGGGAGTGCTCGGCGCGATCATTGGGCCGGTGCTGGGGCTCAACGGCGTCGGTGAGATCGGCAAGGAGAGCGTGGCCGCGAACGCCGTAATTTTCTTCTGTCTCAGCTCGATCGCTGGCTACGTCTGCGGCTGGGCGCTTGGTGCCTGGAGCGGGCTGTTCGGTGAGCTCGACAGTCTCACGATCAGTCCCGGCGGGCTGACCGTGACTGTCCGGATATCCGCCGTGTACAAGTGGGGTGATCTGAAGACCGTGAAGCTCAAGCGGTCAGGCGGCACCGTGACACTGGTCGCCACTGTCCGCCCGGAACGAGTGGCCGATAGGAAATGGCGATCGAAACACCCGGCCAAGATCGACAAAGAGGGCAATTCCAAGGTGTTTGTCGGGCACGGCATCCCCGCGAGTGACGCCGGTCGGGTGATGTCCGCGCTCTCCTACTACGCCGAGAAGCTGTACAGCGGCCCGTCCAGCCTGCCCTGA